In a single window of the Brassica napus cultivar Da-Ae unplaced genomic scaffold, Da-Ae ScsIHWf_59;HRSCAF=99, whole genome shotgun sequence genome:
- the LOC106401245 gene encoding probable NAD(P)H dehydrogenase subunit CRR3, chloroplastic, giving the protein MVVLSSSIFSMSRASTAMASLTNDSPSPLPSKPTKKPTRISQKPGNENQQLSRKQRREKKPSIAQIERAFGAGSYRDSEGEMDMNTVFDELLLGHANKFEGKLEKKLREVGEMFVDLTESKLRSSGKPVLLFTIQWILPIWIVSLLWLVELSNFPLASLYLMT; this is encoded by the exons ATGGTGGTCTTATCCAGCAGCATCTTCTCCATGAGCAGAGCTTCAACAGCTATGGCTTCTCTAACCAACGACTCTCCATCTCCCCTTCCATCAAAACCTACCAAGAAACCGACAAGAATCAGCCAAAAACCCGGGAATGAAAATCAGCAACTATCACGGAAGCAACGGCGAGAGAAGAAGCCATCAATAGCTCAGATCGAGAGAGCATTTGGCGCTGGATCATATCGTGATTCTGAAGG ggAAATGGATATGAATACAGTATTCGATGAGCTTCTTCTGGGTCATGCTAATAAGTTTGAAGGAAAGCTGGAGAAGAAGCTACGAGAGGTTGGCGAAATGTTTGTAGACCTAACAGAGTCTAAGCTTCGTTCATCCG GGAAACCAGTTTTGCTGTTTACAATTCAATGGATACTTCCTATATGGATTGTGTCTCTGCTTTGGCTTGTGGAATTATCAAACTTCCCTTTAGCCTCCCTTTACTTGATGACTTGA
- the LOC125604699 gene encoding protein C2-DOMAIN ABA-RELATED 10-like has product MDQKPLGLLTIHIKRGINLAIRDHRSSDPYVVITVADQTLKTRVVKRNCNPVWNEEMTVAIKDPNVPIRLAVFDWDKFTGDDKMGDANVEIQPYLEALKMGMELLRLPNGCAIKRVQPSRENCLSDESSIVWNNGKITQDMILRLNNVECGEIEIMLEWHEGAGCRGVTSSAKGAGSSYT; this is encoded by the exons ATGGATCAAAAGCCTCTAGGATTGCTGACAATTCACATCAAAAGAGGTATTAATCTCGCCATCCGTGACCATAGAAGCAGCGATCCTTATGTTGTTATCACCGTGGCTGATCAG ACATTGAAGACACGTGTGGTGAAGAGAAACTGCAACCCAGTATGGAATGAAGAAATGACCGTTGCAATCAAAGATCCAAATGTCCCAATCCGCTTG GCAGTGTTTGACTGGGACAAGTTCACTGGAGATGACAAAATGGGAGATGCAAACGTAGAGATTCAGCCATACTTGGAGGCTCTGAAAATGGGGATGGAGCTTCTGAGGCTCCCTAATGGATGCGCTATCAAAAGGGTTCAGCCTTCGAGGGAAAACTGTTTATCAGATGAAAGTAGCATTGTCTGGAACAATGGTAAGATCACTCAAGACATGATCCTTAGGCTCAACAATGTTGAATGCGGAGAGATTGAGATCATGCTTGAATGGCATGAAGGTGCTGGTTGCAGAGGTGTAACTTCCTCTGCCAAAGGAGCAGGCTCTTCCTATACCTAG
- the LOC125604700 gene encoding MLP-like protein 328 yields MATSGTYVTEVPLKGSAEKHYKRWRNENHLFPDAIGHHIQGVTVHDGEWDSHGAIKIWNYTCDGKPEVFKERREIDDENNAVIFRGLEGHVMETLKVYDVIFQFIQKSPDDIICKITMIWEKRTDDSPEPINYMKFVKSMAADMDNHVVKA; encoded by the exons ATGGCGACGTCGGGAACATATGTGACTGAGGTTCCGTTGAAAGGATCGGCGGAGAAACACTACAAGCGATGGAGAAATGAGAACCACCTCTTTCCCGACGCCATCGGCCACCACATCCAAGGTGTCACCGTCCACGATGGCGAATGGGACTCTCATGGAGCCATCAAGATTTGGAACTACACATGTG ATGGGAAACCGGAGGTGTTCAAGGAGAGGCGAGAGATAGACGATGAGAACAATGCGGTCATTTTTAGAGGTCTTGAAGGTCACGTGATGGAGACTCTTAAGGTGTATGACGTCATCTTTCAGTTCATTCAAAAGTCGCCTGATGATATCATCTGcaagatcactatgatctgggAGAAGCGAACCGATGACTCGCCTGAGCCCATCAACTACATGAAGTTTGTCAAGAGCATGGCTGCTGATATGGACAATCATGTCGTCAAAGCTTAA